In a genomic window of Columba livia isolate bColLiv1 breed racing homer chromosome 4, bColLiv1.pat.W.v2, whole genome shotgun sequence:
- the GUCY1A1 gene encoding guanylate cyclase soluble subunit alpha-1 has product MFCTKLKDLKITGECPFSLLPQSPITEDHDKDCTENNSRAALPICKEVHEKDAHGNIPQRKTSRSRVYLHTLTESICKLLFPEFERLNLALQRTLAKHRIKETRKTEDREDFEKIISDHANAAGVPVESLRESLGEELFKICYEEDEHILGVIGGTLKDFLNSFTTLLKQSGHSQEAGKKDRLEDASILCLEKDQDFLNVYYFFPKKITSLILSGIIKAAAHILYETEVEVMLMPPCFHNDCTEFANQPYLLYSIQVKSAKPSLSPCKPQSSLVIPASMFCKTFPFHFMFDKDMSVLQIGNGIRRLLTRREFQAKPNFEEYFEILTPKVSCTFSGIMTMLNMQFTVRVRRWDNTDMKSSMVMDLKGQMIYIFESSAILFLGSPCVDRLEDFTGRGLYLSDIPIHNALRDVVLIGEQARAQDGLKKRLGKLKATLEQAHQALEEEKKKTVDLLFSIFPGEVAQQLWQGQVVQAKKFNNVTMLFSDIVGFTAICSQCSPMQVITMLNELYTRFDYQCGELDVYKVETIGDAYCVAGGLHKESETHAVQIALMALKMMELSDEVVSPHGEPIKMRIGLHSGSVFAGVVGVKMPRYCLFGNNVTLANKFESCSVPRKINVSPTTYRLLKEYPGFVFTPRSREELPPNFPSDIPGICYFLDAYIQGTNSQTWFQKRDLGDGNANFFGEETGID; this is encoded by the exons ATGTTCTGTACAAAACTGAAAGACTTGAAGATCACAGGGGAATGTCCTTTTTCCTTACTGCCTCAAAGTCCCATTACCGAGGACCATGACAAGGACTGCACAGAAAACAACTCTAGAGCGGCTTTGCCCATCTGCAAAGAAGTCCATGAAAAAGATGCTCACGGAAATAttccacaaaggaaaacaagcagaagCAGAGTGTACCTGCACACATTAACTGAAAGCATCTGCAAACTACTCTTTCCTGAG tttGAAAGACTAAATCTTGCACTTCAGAGAACACttgcaaaacacagaataaaagaaaCCAG AAAAACTGAGGATAGAgaagattttgaaaaaataatcagtgatCATGCTAATGCAGCAG GTGTTCCTGTGGAATCTTTACGGGAATCCCTTGGTGAAGAGCTATTCAAAATATGCTATGAAGAGGATGAACACATATTAGGGGTTATTGGAGGAACCCTTAAGGACTTCTTGAACAGTTTCACTACTCTGCTGAAGCAGAGTGGCCACAGccaggaagcaggaaaaaaggacaGACTTGAAGATGCCTCCATATTATGCCTGGAGAAAGACCAGGACTTCTTAAATGtgtattatttctttcctaagaAAATCACGAGTCTTATTCTGTCTGGTATTATTAAAGCAGCAGCTCATATTTTGTATGAAACTGAGGTGGAAGTGATGCTCATGCCTCCTTGTTTCCATAATGACTGCACTGAGTTTGCTAATCAGCCTTATTTGCTGTATTCTAtacaagtcaaaagtgcaaaaccTTCCTTATCTCCATGTAAACCACAGTCTTCACTTGTGATTCCTGCCTCTATGTTCTGTAAGACTTTCCCGTTTCATTTTATGTTTGACAAGGATATGTCAGTTCTTCAAATTGGAAATGGGATAAGAAGACTTTTGACCAGGAGAGAATTTCAAGCTAAGCCAAATTTTGAAGAGTATTTTGAAATTCTTACCCCCAAAGTAAGCTGCACTTTTAGTGGAATAATGACCATGCTAAATATGCAGTTTACTGTACGAGTCAGAAGATGGGATAATACTGATATGAAATCATCCATG GTAATGGATCTTAAAGGCCAAATGATTTATATCTTTGAGTCCAGTGCCATCCTGTTCTTGGGATCTCCTTGTGTGGATAGACTGGAAGATTTCACAGGACGTGGACTGTACCTCTCAGATATTCCCATTCACAATGCATTGAGAGATGTTGTTCTGATAGGAGAGCAGGCCCGAGCTCAGGATGGACTGAAGAAGAGGTTAGGAAAGCTAAAAGCAACCCTTGAGCAAGCCCATCAAGCacttgaagaagaaaagaagaagaccgtagatcttttgttttccatttttcctggaGAGGTTGCTCAGCAGCTGTGGCAGGGACAAGTTGTGCAAGCCAAGAAATTTAATAATGTCACAATGCTTTTCTCTGACATTGTTGGATTCACTGCCATCTGTTCCCAATGCTCACCTATGCAGGTTATCACCATGCTTAATGAGCTTTATACTCGCTTTGATTACCAATGTGGAGAGCTAGATGTCTACAAG GTTGAGACTATTGGAGATGCCTACTGTGTCGCTGGAGGTTTACACAAAGAaagtgaaacacatgctgttcAAATAGCATTGATGGCCCTGAAGATGATGGAGCTGTCAGATGAGGTGGTGTCTCCCCATGGAGAGCCTATCAAG atgCGTATTGGCCTTCATTCTGGATCTGTCTTTGCTGGAGTTGTTGGGGTTAAAATGCCTCGTTATTGCCTTTTTGGAAATAATGTAACCCTTGCCAATAAGTTTGAATCTTGCAGTGTACctaggaaaataaatgtcagcCCAACAACTTACAG GTTGTTAAAGGAGTATccaggttttgttttcacacCTCGCTCAAGAGAAGAACTTCCACCAAATTTTCCAAGTGATATCCCTGGAATTTGCTATTTTCTGGATGCTTATATTCAAGGAACAAACTCACAGACTTGGTTTCAAAAGAGAGATTTGGGAGATGGCAATGCCAATTTTTTCGGTGAGGAAACAGGAATAGACTAA